TTGAAGGGGTGATAACCCGGGGCATGGGTTATGTAGGGCCGATACCAGGGGTTTTAAGGCCAGTACTTGACTGGAATGTGGAGAAAATTGCATGAAAGCTGTAATTCTTGCCGGTGGCTTGGGGACTAGAATTTCCGAAGAAACTCATCTTCGACCTAAGCCGATGATTGACATTGGCGGGCGACCCATTCTCTGGCACATCCTTAAACTCTATTCTGCCTACGGTGTAAATGATTTTATTATTTGCTGTGGTTATAAAGGCTATGTTATTAAGGAATATTTTGCCAATTATTTTCTACATATGTCCGATGTAACCTTTGACATGGTTTCCAATGAAATGATTGTCCATCAGAGAAAGGCAGAGCCATGGAAAGTGACCTTAGTGGATACCGGGGAAAATTCCCTTACAGGGGGAAGATTAAAGCGGATTAAAACTTTTATTGAAAATGACAATGCTTTTTGTTTTACCTATGGTGATGGTTTGGCAAATATTAATATTCAAGAATTAATTGCTTTTCATCAAAGTCATGGTAGGTTGGCTACGGTCACAGCAGTTGTGCCCCCCGGTCGATACGGCGCACTGAAATTAGAAAACTCTAAGGTTTTCGGGTTTACGGAAAAGCCTCCCGGTGATGGCGGTCTAATTAACGGCGGTTTCTTTGTTTTATCTCCCCGTTGCTTGGATTTTATTGGGGGGGATATGGATAGTTGGGAGGGTGAGCCCCTAACTGAATTGTCTGGTAAGGGGGAGTTGATGGCATTTGAGCATAGGGGTTTTTGGCAACCAATGGATACTTTACGGGATAAGAATCATCTAGAAGAGTTGTGGCAATCTGGTCAGGCTCCTTGGAAGGTATGGTAAATGCTAGATAAGTCGTTTTGGCAAGGTAAAT
The genomic region above belongs to Synechocystis sp. PCC 6803 substr. PCC-P and contains:
- the rfbF gene encoding glucose-1-phosphate cytidylyltransferase, with amino-acid sequence MKAVILAGGLGTRISEETHLRPKPMIDIGGRPILWHILKLYSAYGVNDFIICCGYKGYVIKEYFANYFLHMSDVTFDMVSNEMIVHQRKAEPWKVTLVDTGENSLTGGRLKRIKTFIENDNAFCFTYGDGLANINIQELIAFHQSHGRLATVTAVVPPGRYGALKLENSKVFGFTEKPPGDGGLINGGFFVLSPRCLDFIGGDMDSWEGEPLTELSGKGELMAFEHRGFWQPMDTLRDKNHLEELWQSGQAPWKVW